The following coding sequences are from one Pelagovum sp. HNIBRBA483 window:
- a CDS encoding IS3 family transposase (programmed frameshift): protein MGIKRHKPEEIVTKLRQVEVLCGQGMPRLDAFRQVQITEQTFYRWRKQYGGMGTDQLKELKRLQKENDRLRRAVSDLTLDKLILSEAAPGKLLSPSRRRACIDHVRSQFDISERRACRVLGQHRSTQRRLPVGCADEDRLVADMVELTRQYGRYGYRRVAALLRGAGWQVNDKRVERLWRREGLKVPMKQPKKGRLWMNDGSCIRLRPEYRNHVWSYDFVHHRTDDGKAFRTLNILDEHTRECLAIRVKRKLNSTEVIDALTDLFILRGVPAFIRSDNGPEFIAQAVRDWIAAVGAKTAHIEPGSPWENGYCESFNARLRDELLNGEVFYSLKEAQILIEEWRKHYNTKRPHSALGYRPPAPETIVPMETRPIMH, encoded by the exons ATGGGAATCAAACGACATAAGCCTGAAGAGATTGTCACGAAATTACGGCAGGTTGAGGTGCTTTGCGGCCAAGGGATGCCGCGCTTAGACGCCTTCAGGCAAGTGCAGATAACAGAACAGACCTTTTACCGCTGGCGTAAGCAGTATGGCGGAATGGGAACCGACCAACTGAAGGAACTCAAACGGCTTCAGAAGGAGAATGACCGGCTGCGGCGGGCGGTATCGGATCTGACGCTGGACAAGCTCATCCTATCGGAGGCCGCAC CGGGGAAACTACTGAGCCCCTCACGCCGTCGTGCCTGCATTGATCATGTGCGCAGCCAGTTCGACATCTCGGAGCGTCGTGCTTGTCGTGTCTTGGGACAGCATCGGTCGACACAAAGGCGGTTACCAGTTGGGTGTGCTGATGAAGACCGCCTGGTTGCCGATATGGTCGAGCTGACACGTCAGTATGGACGATATGGTTACCGTCGGGTTGCCGCTCTGCTGAGAGGCGCAGGTTGGCAAGTGAACGACAAACGTGTCGAGCGTCTATGGCGGCGGGAGGGGTTAAAGGTTCCAATGAAACAACCTAAGAAAGGGCGGCTCTGGATGAACGACGGATCATGTATCCGGCTGCGTCCGGAGTACCGCAATCACGTCTGGTCGTATGACTTCGTGCACCATCGAACCGATGACGGGAAAGCGTTCCGAACGCTCAACATCTTGGATGAACACACCCGGGAATGCTTGGCTATTCGGGTGAAACGGAAGCTGAACTCAACCGAGGTCATCGACGCGCTGACGGACTTGTTTATCTTGCGCGGCGTTCCTGCCTTCATTCGGTCAGACAACGGCCCAGAGTTCATTGCTCAGGCCGTCCGCGATTGGATTGCAGCGGTCGGCGCTAAGACCGCCCACATTGAGCCGGGATCGCCTTGGGAGAACGGATACTGCGAAAGCTTCAATGCAAGGCTTCGAGATGAACTTCTGAACGGCGAGGTCTTCTACTCGCTGAAAGAGGCACAAATCCTGATCGAAGAATGGAGAAAACACTACAACACTAAACGACCGCATAGTGCTTTGGGCTACCGCCCACCGGCACCAGAAACCATCGTTCCGATGGAAACCCGGCCGATCATGCACTAA